Proteins co-encoded in one Spirosoma endbachense genomic window:
- a CDS encoding adenylate/guanylate cyclase domain-containing protein: MLSLKTKRNVARVIPFGVLWFIFSLLYCLLEKGILGQLDHYPKTGVAYNFVRNTVTIPAAGLMMGMLTGVLEIGYFSRWFIKKSFTRKIVVKSLLYLIIVSAFLITLVLINALTMPEEHSFKNLSSPAWAFFTDYAAVIGIMVYMASIVVIAQFYAEISDTIGPGTLRNFFLGKYHHPVEEERIFMFLDMKASTTIAENLGHVKYFDLLKDYFFDLSVAVIDYGGTIYQYAGDEMIVCWTLNEGLKNNNSIECFFAMKRALERQAETYSSKFGILPGFKAGLHFGLVTAGEIGSLKKEIIFTGDVLNTAARIQGLCNQFEAELLVSEDLAKRLQLPATYTLKSVGQNLLKGRRKPMELFAISTSILSGQSRKPSSL, encoded by the coding sequence ATGCTGTCGCTAAAAACCAAGAGGAATGTTGCTCGTGTCATTCCTTTCGGCGTATTGTGGTTTATTTTTAGCCTACTTTATTGCCTGCTGGAGAAAGGTATTCTCGGCCAGCTGGACCATTATCCCAAGACGGGCGTTGCGTATAATTTTGTTAGAAACACGGTAACAATCCCGGCCGCGGGTCTGATGATGGGTATGCTGACCGGCGTTCTGGAGATCGGTTATTTCAGTAGGTGGTTTATAAAAAAGAGCTTCACCCGAAAGATCGTAGTTAAATCCCTGCTGTATCTGATCATTGTTAGTGCTTTCTTAATCACCTTAGTGTTGATCAATGCGCTAACTATGCCTGAGGAGCATTCTTTCAAAAATCTGTCATCTCCAGCCTGGGCGTTTTTCACTGACTACGCAGCGGTAATAGGTATTATGGTGTACATGGCCTCGATCGTTGTGATCGCACAATTCTATGCTGAAATTAGCGACACTATTGGACCAGGCACCTTGCGTAATTTCTTTTTGGGGAAATACCATCATCCCGTAGAAGAAGAACGAATATTTATGTTTCTGGATATGAAGGCCTCGACGACAATCGCGGAAAATCTGGGCCATGTCAAGTACTTCGACCTGTTAAAAGACTATTTCTTTGACCTCTCCGTAGCGGTTATTGATTATGGGGGTACCATCTATCAATACGCGGGGGATGAGATGATCGTCTGCTGGACACTGAACGAGGGGTTAAAAAATAATAATAGTATTGAGTGCTTCTTCGCGATGAAACGCGCGCTAGAGAGGCAGGCGGAAACGTACAGTAGCAAGTTCGGCATTTTACCGGGCTTCAAAGCCGGGCTGCATTTTGGTTTGGTCACGGCTGGGGAAATCGGATCGCTGAAAAAAGAAATCATCTTCACCGGCGATGTCCTGAATACCGCGGCCAGGATCCAGGGACTTTGCAACCAGTTCGAGGCTGAGCTGCTGGTGTCAGAAGACCTGGCTAAACGACTTCAGCTCCCAGCTACCTACACCCTAAAATCGGTTGGCCAGAACCTGCTGAAAGGCCGACGTAAACCCATGGAGCTATTTGCCATTTCAACCTCAATTTTATCAGGCCAATCCAGGAAACCATCGTCCTTGTAG